The Neurospora crassa OR74A linkage group IV, whole genome shotgun sequence genome has a segment encoding these proteins:
- the ace-4 gene encoding pyruvate dehydrogenase complex: MIVPVLSRQALRHASVARVALPSLTRWYASYPPHTVVKMPALSPTMTSGGIGAWQKKPGDKIEPGEVLVEIETDKAQMDFEFQEEGVLAKILKDSGEKDVAVGNPIAILVEEGTDVNAFKDFTLKDAGGETSPAVPKDEPKNESTASAPTPAPTPAPEPENTSFTGRFQTALEREPNALPAAKRLAREKGIDLRNVKGSGPGGKITEEDVKKALASAPAAGAAAAAYTDVPISGMRKTIAARLKESVTENPHFFVSTNLSVSKLLKLRQALNSSADGRYKLSVNDFLIKAMGIASKRVPTVNSSWRDGVIRQFETVDVSVAVATPNGLITPIVKGVEGKGLESISAAVKELAKKARDGKLKPEEYQGGSISISNMGMNPAVQSFTAIINPPQAAILAVGAPQKVAVPVENEDGTTGVSWDEQIIVTASFDHKVVDGAVGAEWIRELKKVIENPLELLL; this comes from the exons ATGATCGTCCCCGTCCTCTCAAGGCAGGCTCTCCGCCATGCCAGCGTCGCCCGTGTCGCCCTCCCCAGCCTCACAAGATGGTACGCCTCGTACCCCCCTCACACCGTCGTCAAGATGCCCGCCCTCTCGCCCACCATGACCTCGGGCGGTATTGGCGCATGGCAGAAGAAGCCCGGTGACAAGATCGAGCCCGGTGAGGTGCTCGTCGAGATCGAGACCGACAAGGCCCAGATGGACTTTGAGTTCCAGGAGGAGGGTGTCCTCGCCAAGATCCTCAAGGACTCGGGCGAGAAGGACGTCGCCGTTGGCAac CCCATTGCCATTCTCGTCGAGGAGGGCACCGACGTCAACGCCTTCAAGGACTTCACCCTCAAGGATGCCGGCGGCGAGACCTCCCCCGCTGTCCCCAAGGATGAGCCCAAGAACGAGAGCACCGCCAGCGCTCCGACCCCCGCTCCTACTCCCGCTCCCGAGCCCGAGAACACTAGCTTCACCGGCCGCTTCCAGACTGCCCTCGAGCGCGAGCCCAACGCTCTCCCCGCTGCCAAGAGACTCGCTCGCGAGAAGGGCATCGACCTGCGCAACGTCAAGGGCTCTGGTCCCGGTGGCAAGATCACTGAGGAGGATGTCAAGAAGGCTCTTGCTAGCGCTCCCGCTgccggtgccgccgccgctgcctaCACTGATGTCCCCATCTCTGGCATGCGCAAGACTATTGCCGCCCGCTTGAAGGAGTCTGTCACGGAGAACCCCCACTTCTTCGTTTCCACCAACCTCTCCGTCAGCAAGCTTCTCAAGCTCCGCCAGGCGCTCAACAGCTCTGCTGATGGCCGCTACAAGCTTTCGGTCAACGACTTCCTCATCAAGGCCATGGGTATTGCTTCCAAGCGCGTCCCTACCGTCAACAGCTCGTGGCGCGACGGTGTCATCCGCCAGTTCGAGACCGTCGACGTTTCCGTTGCCGTCGCCACCCCCAACGGCCTCATCACCCCCATTGTCAAGGGTGTCGAGGGCAAGGGTCTCGAGAGCATCTCGGCCGCCGTCAAGGAGCTCGCCAAGAAGGCCCGCGACGGCAAGCTCAAGCCCGAGGAGTACCAGGGTGGCagcatctccatctccaacatGGGCATGAACCCCGCCGTCCAGAGCTTCaccgccatcatcaaccctcCCCAGGCCGCCATCCTTGCCGTTGGCGCCCCCCAGAAGGTTGCCGTCCCCGTTGAGAACGAGGATGGCACCACCGGTGTCTCTTGGGACGAGCAGATCATCGTCACTGCCAGCTTTGACCACAAGGTTGTCGATGGTGCTGTCGGTGCCGAGTGGATCCGCGAGTTGAAGAAGGTCATTGAGAACCCTCTCGAGCTCCTCCTTTAA